From a region of the Phaseolus vulgaris cultivar G19833 chromosome 6, P. vulgaris v2.0, whole genome shotgun sequence genome:
- the LOC137831824 gene encoding uncharacterized protein: MEGNGIIHDSSLGAGRRDKREVGEKLMEDLSRYAQSPAHLAVARRDHAALRRIVASLPRLAKAGEVITEAESLAAELHSDEVSAVIDRRDVPGRETPLHLAVRLRDPVSAEILMAAGADWSLQNEHGWSALQEAVCTREEAIAMIIARHYQPLAWAKWCRRLPRIVASASRIRDFYMEISFHFESSVIPFIGRIAPSDTYRIWKRGSNLRADMTLAGFDGLRIQRSDQTFLFLGEGYVAEEGNLTLPPGSLIALSHKEKEITNALEGAGTQPTESEVAHEVSLMSQTNMYRPGIDVTQAELVPHLNWRRQEKTEMVGSWKAKVYDMLHVMVSVKSRRVPGAMTDEELFAVEDGESMINGENNDEYDDVLTAEERMQLDSALHMGNSDGAYEDEENGAFDGQENGSAASCENSEANGMVKEKKSWFGWNKKSLKSSSDDPEDSKSVKKNSKFGSEGSNQRSVDQQKLASESLKEDSGDIKKGKDKINKKKKKKGTNTESKNESEYKKGLRPVLWLTPDFPLKTDELLPLLDILANKVKAIRRLRELLTTKLPHGTFPVKVAIPIVPTIRVLVTFTKFEELQPVEEFSTPLSSPAHFHDAKSKESDGSSSWISWMKGSRGGQSSDSDSHRYKDEVDPFNIPADYKWVDANEKKRRMKAKKAKSKKHKKQQTAAKGGDGVHQRTEDVEEE; the protein is encoded by the exons ATGGAAGGCAATGGAATCATTCATGATAGTAGCCTAGGAGCGGGGAGAAGGGACAAGAGAGAGGTGGGAGAGAAATTGATGGAAGATTTAAGTAGATACGCACAGAGTCCTGCTCACTTGGCTGTTGCCAGGCGCGACCATGCTGCCCTGAGGCGCATTGTTGCATCCCTTCCCCGGCTTGCTAAGGCTGGGGAGGTCATCACGGAGGCTGAATCTCTTGCTGCTGAACTTCATTCGGATGAGGTTTCTGCTGTTATTGATCGCCGTGATGTTCCTGGTAGGGAGACCCCTCTTCACCTTGCAGTGCGACTTCGGGATCCAGTGTCTGCTGAGATTCTGATGGCTGCTGGTGCGGATTGGAGTCTACAGAATGAACATGGTTGGAGTGCTCTCCAAGAAGCAGTGTGCACTAGAGAGGAAGCTATTGCCATGATTATTGCACGGCACTATCAACCTTTGGCTTGGGCCAAATGGTGTCGTAGGCTTCCCCGCATTGTTGCTTCAGCGTCCCGAATTCGTGATTTTTATATGGAGATAAGTTTTCATTTTGAGAGCTCTGTCATTCCTTTTATTGGGCGAATAGCTCCTTCTGACACTTATCGGATTTGGAAGCGTGGGTCTAATCTCCGTGCTGATATGACCCTTGCTGGTTTTGATGGCTTGCGTATCCAACGATCGGACCAGACATTTTTGTTCCTTGGAGAGGGCTATGTTGCAGAGGAGGGTAACTTAACTCTGCCACCTGGTTCTTTGATTGCTCTTTCTCATAAGGAGAAGGAAATTACGAATGCTTTGGAAGGAGCTGGTACACAGCCAACAGAGTCTGAAGTTGCTCACGAAGTTTCCTTGATGTCTCAGACAAATATGTATAGACCAGGTATTGACGTTACTCAGGCTGAGCTTGTTCCCCATTTAAATTGGAGGCGGCAGGAGAAGACTGAGATGGTTGGGAGTTGGAAGGCAAAAGTGTATGACATGCTTCATGTGATGGTTAGTGTGAAGTCAAGGCGGGTTCCAGGTGCTATGACTGATGAAGAGCTTTTTGCTGTGGAGGATGGAGAAAGCATGATAAATGGGGAAAACAATGACGAATATGATGATGTTCTGACTGCTGAGGAAAGAATGCAATTGGATTCTGCACTACATATGGGAAACTCTGATGGTGCATATGAGGATGAGGAAAATGGAGCCTTTGATGGTCAAGAAAATGGTTCTGCAGCTTCCTGTGAGAATTCTGAAGCCAATGGCATGGTTAAAGAAAAGAAGAGCTGGTTTGGTTGGAACAAGAAAAGTTTGAAGAGCAGCAGTGATGACCCTGAGGATTCCAAAAGTGTGAAGAAAAATTCCAAGTTTGGCTCAGAAGGTAGCAATCAGAGATCTGTTGATCAACAAAAGTTAGCATCTGAGTCTCTGAAGGAGGATAGTGGAGATATTAAGAAGGGAAAAGacaaaatcaataaaaagaagaagaagaaaggaacaAACACCGAGTCAAAGAATGAGAGTGAGTATAAAAAGGGTTTAAGGCCCGTGTTGTGGTTGACGCCAGATTTTCCTCTGAAAACTGATGAGCTTCTGCCTCTACTTGACATCTTAGCAAATAAGGTTAAGGCTATTAGAAGACTCAGAGAACTTTTGACAACTAAGCTTCCTCATGGAACTTTTCCTGTCAAG GTTGCTATTCCGATAGTTCCTACCATCAGGGTTCTTGTCACTTTTACAAAATTTGAGGAGCTTCAGCCTGTGGAGGAGTTTTCAACTCCACTCTCTAGCCCAGCACATTTCCACGATGCCAAATCCAAGGAATCAGATGGCTCTAGTTCGTGGATTTCATGGATGAAAGGAAGTCGTGGGGGGCAGTCCAGTGACTCTGATAGTCACAGATACAAGGATGAAGTTGATCCTTTCAACATACCTGCGGACTACAAGTGGGTGGACGCCA